A segment of the Pseudanabaena sp. BC1403 genome:
CGCTATATTTTTTAGAGATCGCTAGTTCATGGGCGATCGTTAATCCTGAGATTCCTGCCCCAACGACAAGGACATCTATGGGTTGATTGTTCTCAGAGGGTGGCGTGATGGTCATAGCTAAAAGGACTTAGGGCAATTGAGCAATTTTTAGTCTAGTACAACTAAGCTCCTATAGCTTAGTACAGGCTTTAAAAGTCTATGAAAGCGATTGTTTTTTCAGTGCCGCAGGTTCTAAAAAAACAATCGCTTATCAAGTAGCTTTTACACTGAGTGCTGAAATAAAGCGTTTAGATAAACTTTGGCAGTACTGCGATAACTATTGGATGCATTATGGGATGAGCCGTGGCGATCGTTACCACCATTTTGCAACAGGAATAAAGATAAAGCGGCAGCAAATACGCGATCTTGATCCCAGTCAGGATGTGATTCTAGGTAACTTTTGAGGGTTTCGTGTAGTTCTTCAGGAATCTCTGCCAATATACTGACGGTCGTACTCATGCTGAAACCTCAACTTTTAAACAAGTTTGATAGAAAAGACGCAACCATTTTCAGCGGTCGGGCTTTAATTGTGCTCGTTACTTTGGCTCTTGTCAACGTAACGAAATATCAAGTTGTAATGACAAAAGCCTGAAAGTAGTTTGGTGGAATCGGTGTTTTAGGATATTTTAATTTACATATGTTTACAATAAGAGCCCCTAAAAAGTTTTCCCAAGTGAGGCGCTCATTCTATTAACGAATCCTTAACCAGTAAGGCAAAAGTATCTTTATCTATAAAAGCACCTGTGGAAAACCAATGGTTATCTGTGGAAAAAGACACAATATCTGTGGAAAAGCCTGTGGAAAACTTTTTGGTGTTTAAGTTGAAAAAAATTTTTTTCTTAATATTTATGGTGATCGCTACACAAGCAAAAAACGACATTTTACGTTTTTTGCCGTTAATGACTCAGCAATTCTAATTATGAAACCAGTTTTGGTTTTTTGAAAGCCGCAGACGCAGGAAAGCCCAAAACTGGCTTTCAAAAAAACAGTTTTTAAAATGAGAATTGCTGTTAATGGCTCAACCAATTTTCAGGAACAACTATCAATGTTGTACCTTGTCTCCTGAGAACGATTACTTTTTGCTGAGCAGCGATCGCAATTTGCGGATTATCACATCTTGCTTTCCATGAACCACCCTCATACTTGACTCGTCCAGTTTCTCCTGCGGGTATTTCTGTAAGCGTCACCCCTTCACTCGCTTCTTTAAGTTGATGTGAATCCTTAGGAATAAATCGCCTAGAAAACACAGCTAACATTGCAGAAATCAACATCCACGCCAAGATTTGTAAAGCAGGTATAGGAAAAACCAATGCGATCGCGGCTACTAACAGCGCAGCCACTCCCATTGCTCCTGCAATCAGAAAAGTTGGCAATGGAACTAGTAGCTC
Coding sequences within it:
- a CDS encoding DUF2811 domain-containing protein: MSTTVSILAEIPEELHETLKSYLESHPDWDQDRVFAAALSLFLLQNGGNDRHGSSHNASNSYRSTAKVYLNALFQHSV
- a CDS encoding NfeD family protein — protein: MNLLPSQVWLLLGIALCVVELLVPLPTFLIAGAMGVAALLVAAIALVFPIPALQILAWMLISAMLAVFSRRFIPKDSHQLKEASEGVTLTEIPAGETGRVKYEGGSWKARCDNPQIAIAAQQKVIVLRRQGTTLIVVPENWLSH